The genome window CCTGCTGCTGAACCGCCTGTTCGCGGAGCCGGTGCTGCTGGGCGAATACCCGGAGGGGATAGGCGAGTTGATGCCGGGCACGGACATCGACTCCGACCTGAAGACGATCTCCGAGCCGATCGACTGGTACGGCGTCAACTACTACGCGCCGACCCGTGTCGGGGCGCCCGAGGGCGCGGACATCGAGTTCGGCGGTGTCTCCATCCCCGCCGAACTCCCCTTCACCGTCAAGCAGATCGAGAACGTCCCCACCACCGACTTCGGCTGGCCGGTCGTCCCCGAGGGCCTCACCGAGCTTCTGACGGACTTCCACACGCGCTACGGCGACCGGCTGCCCCCCGTCGTCATCACCGAGAACGGCTGCTCCTACGACGGCATCGACGACCAGCAGCGCATCGCCTACCTCGACACCCACATCCGCGCGCTGCACCGCGCGTCCGAGGCGGGCGTCGACATCCGCGGCTACTTCGTCTGGTCCCTCCTGGACAACTTCGAGTGGGCGGAGGGATACGCCCGCCGCTTCGGCCTGGTCCACGTGGACTACGAGACGCAGAAGCGAACCCCGAAGTCGTCGTACGCCTGGTACCGGGAGGTGCTGAGGGCGCAGAGCGGGGGGTGACTTGGGGCGGGGGGCGACTGCGGGTCCGGTGGGGGCTTCTCGCGCAGTTCCCCGCGCCCCTTAAGGGCCAAGGCCGTGAAGTTATGGGCTGATCGTCGGCGTCAAGATGTTGATGCTGAGGGTGGCTGTGTAGGTGCGTCGGTCGATATTGAGGCTTTTGTAGGCGTATCGGGACAGGGGTCGTTTCACTGCGCGGGGGCTGATGCGGAGGCGGCGGGCGGGCATGAGGTGTTCCAGGACGGTTCGGCCGATCGTCCCGACGAGGTCGATCGTGGTGCCGGCGATGATGCCCGCGGCCTGGACGATCTGGTCGCGGGCGCATCGCAGGGCAACGCTGAAGCTGGCCCGGTCCGGGTCTGTTCCGGGTGTGGCCCCGGTGGCGTCGGCGATAGCGATCCGCAGGGCCTGGTAGGCGCTCAGCAGGGCGTAGACCTCCTGGGCGATGCCGGGCGGAGTGGTGGAGCGCAGGACCCGCCGGCCCAGCATCGTTTTCTTGATCGCGAAGTAGGCGGACTCCACTTCCCACCGCTCGTGATACAGACTGACCAGGTCGGATGCCGGGTAGCGGTGGTGGTCCAGGAGGTTGGTGGCCAGCCGGTAGAGCCCGGTGCGGCGGCCCTGGCTGGTGGTGACGGTGATCTCGCATTCGATGATGCGGACCTCGAGGGCGCCGAAGCGGGAGAGGTGGGAGCCGTCGCCGAAGCGGGCCAGGACGGGAGGTTTGCGGGTGGCAGTGATGCGTGCGAGGAAGGAGGCTTCGGTGGCGGCGACGGCTGTCAGGAACGCGTTGCCCGAAAAGCCCCGGTCCAGCAGGACGATCATTCCGGCGTGCAGGGAGCGCATGAGCCGCCTGCCGTGTCCGGTCTCTCCCTGGGAGCGCGGTCCGAAGGCGGCATCCAGGATCGCCCGGGTGCCACAGGCCACCAGCGCGGTCAGGCAGATCTGCGGGTAGCCGGCAGTTCCGAACCGGTTGGACCCCTTGCCCAGACGGGCCCGGTGCGGCGGGCTGTCGGGAACGTCGAGGTAGGTGCCGTCGATCGCAACGGCCAGCAGGCCCTTGAAGCGGGCGCCGCGGGTGCGGATCACCGTGGCCGGCCCGCGCAGCAGATCGAACAGGGCCCGCATGGGCCGCACGCCCAGACGCCTGCGGGCGTCCCAGAGCCCCGCGCCGGTGATCTTCACGACCGGTATCGTCTCCAGCGCGGCGGTGAGCCTGCGCCAGACGGCCAGGTAGCCGCAGTCCTCGAACAGGGCCGCGGCCAGCAGCAGGTAGACCACCACCCGGGCGGGAATCTTCCGCAGCCGTTGCTGGACAGCACCGGTCTCGGCAAGGACCGCATCGACCATCTCGAACGGGATGATCCGGGTGAGTTCCCCCAGATGCCCCGGGGCGAACACGCCCTTGGCTACCGTGATTTCCCGCGTGATGACACACTGATCGGACAGCGGAGCCTCCGGTCCTGTGAACGGCTGTCTTGGTCGACTGCCAGTTCTACCGGGGCTCCGCTTCCCACGTTCCAAGAAGCCATAGAACCAGAGCGCACTTGCCAACGCTCCCAAAGCCCTAACTTCACGGCCTTGCCTTAAGGGCCTACGGCCCTTTCGGGGCGAAAAGCTCGGGGCGCAGCCCCGGCTTTTCAGGGGCGCGGGGAACTGCGCGACCAGCCCCCACCGGACCCGCACGCACCCACACGCACCCACACGCACCCACACGCACCCGCAGAAAATCACAGCGGGCCCACAGGGAACGGTTCCCCTCTTACCGCGCTCTTCCCTTCCGACCACCCTCACCACCGAAGGGACACCCGTGCCCCCGCGCCCAGCCAGGCCCACCCGCAGAGCGATAGCCGTACTCGCCGTCTCGGGCACCCTCCTCGCCACCCCCACCCTCACCACCTCCACCGCGTTCGCGGCCGGCCCACCCCCCACCGACCTCCGCGCGGACACCAACCGGGACGGCAGGGTCGACGTCACAGGCACCACGGACACCGCCGGCGAGAACGGCTGGACCCTCTCCCGCGGCGCCGTGATGCTCCCCAACATCGACGACGACACCCGCCGTTGCCCGGCCACGGGCCCGAAGGGCAAGCCCCTCACCAACACCCAGCTGGCCGCCTGCAACGACGCCTCCGACACCAAGGTGAACGGCACCGCCGACGCCGCCGACCTGGCCCGCGTCCGGTCCGTGCCCCGGAACGTGCCCGCCGGAGCGCAGGGCACCGTGAAGGTGACCGCGGGCGACCGGCAGACCCGGGTGTTCGTCAAGCGGGGCAAGAAGTGGGAGCCGGTCACGGCGAAGACCCGGCTGTCGCGGGCCGAGTTGAAGGCGGGCGTGGAGTTCGGTGTCGAGGCGAAGGACGTCATCCGGGACACGGCGAAGTGGGACGGGACGGCCCGGGTCCGGCTGACGGTGAAGTCGTCCAAGGGCACCACCGCCGACTCGGTCACCCTGCGCGTCGCCCCGCTCCTCACCCACCACCATCTGCAGAACGCCCAGCAGTTGCTGGTCACCAAGGTCTCCGGCGGCAACTACGGCAAGCTCAACAAGGCCTTCCGCGAGGGCCTGGACAAGGCGGCCGAGAACGCCGGCATCACCCAGCCGACGGTGAACTTCACCAAGTACGGGGACATCTGGGCGCAGGACTTCGTCGAGCCCGCGTACGTCAGCATGACGGGCACGAACGGCAAGCGGCAGGCGATGCGGGTGATGCTGCGCTCCGCCCAGCTGGACCGGGAGGCGGGCCGGGAGCTGTTCGAGAAGATGCGCGGCCCGAACATCGGTGCCGTGCAGGTGACGGGCGCCAAGGACTCGGAGGAGTGGACGCTCAACTCCATGGGCAACCTGGAGACCATTCCGCCGTACGCGCAGGGCGACCGCTCGTTCCCGGCGGGCCGGATCATCATGGGCCAGCGCCCGGACACCGGTTCCAAGCCGGCCAAGGTGATGCGGACGTTCCTCAAGTCCCAGGGTCCGCAGGACCCGTTGTTCCTGGACACGTCCTGGCTGCACGTGGGCCATGTCGACGAGTTCGTGCAGTTCCTGCCCGCCGACACCCCGCGCGGCTGGAAGATCGCGATCGCCGACCCCGAGGCGGGGCTGAACCTGCTGCGTGACGCGAAGGCCGCCGGTCACGGCGCCAAGCCGATGTTCTCCATCCCGAACGTCCCCTGGGAGTCCATCTCGGAGGCCCTCGGCTCCAAGAACCTGGTCTCCGACAACAACCTCGCCACGCGCCGCATCGAGGCCAACCTCGCGGTGCTCAAGCGCGAGACGGGCGTCACGGACGCCGAGATCGTCCGCGTCCCGGCCCTCTACACCCAGGGCCGGGAGATGGTGGGCGAGACGCAGTCGGGCGAGGACGCCAAGACCCGCCTGCCCCGGCTGACCCGCCTCGGCGCCGGCGAGGAACTCCCGGAGGTGGCACGGGAGTACGGCCAGCAGCGCCGCCTGGACGAGGGCCCGGCGTCGAGGGAAGGCATGACCGCCGCCTCCCCGGCCGCGCCCGCTCCCTCGGTCATGACCAGCGCCTACGTCCCCGGTGCCGTCAACGGCGTCGTCCTCAGCCGCACCCACTACCTCGCGCCGCGCCAGTGGGGCCCGGTCATCGGCGGCAAGGACATCTTCACCGAGGCCGTGACAGCCGCGTACAGCGGCGCCGGCATGAAGGTCTCCTACCTGGACGACTGGGAGACGTACCACCTCGGCATGGGTGAGATCCACTGCGGCACCAACACCCTGCGGAACACCTCGGCGGCCTGGTGGACGCGCTGACGCCCACCCCCACCGACTGACCCGAGATGCCCGCCGCCGCCCCGGAGAACCGTCCCGGGGCGGCGGCCCTTCTCTCTCAGGCCGGGCCCCGGCCCCGCGGATCCTCCAGCCTCACGAGGGCGTCCTGTGCGGTGTCCCGCTGCTCGGCGGTGAGGGGCACCGCCGCCGCCCGTGCGAGCGTGGCGGTCGCCGTCTCCTCGTCGCCGAGGCGGACGGCGACATCGGCGCGCAGCACGAGCAGCCGCACCAGCAGCGTCGGCGTCGGTTCCGCCGCCGACCCCAGCACCCGGTCGATGACCCGCGCCGCGGCCACCGGATCCTCCTTCGAGTCCGTCAGCAGCGACGCGTGGTGCAGGGCCCGCGCGAAGGTCTCCTCCGGGGCGGGCCGGTGGCTCTGGTCCTCGCTGGTCGGCTGCCCGACCCGGACGCAGTTGCCGCCCGGATCGGTCATCAGGAACTGCCGTACGCCGTACGACATGTCCTTGAGCGGCCCGAGACGCGGCAGCCCCCGCGTGGGTATCCGTCCGTACGTCTCCCTGAGGCCGGCCCGGAACGCGGCGTACAGCGCGTCGACGTCGTCCGTGATCACGTAACAGGTGCTGACCGACGCGGCCGGGTCGTACGCCCTCAGCCCGAAGAACCGCAGCTCGATCCCGCCCCGCTCCACGACGGCGTACGGATTGGGGCTGCGCTGTCGGAAGGTGACCTCGAAGCCGAGGGCCTCGTAGAAGTCGAGGAGCGGCTGGAGGTGCTGACACGGAAGGATCGGAATCGTCTTCTCGCCCACGCCTCACTCTAGTCAAATTTGACCAGCGAAGGCGACCCCTTCGGGCCGGGCACCCCCTTCGGGCCCCTCACACGGGATCGATGTCGGCCGGGGCTGTCAGAACCCCAGGCTGTCAGAACCCCAGCTTGCGCAGCTGCCTCGGGTCGCGCTGCCAGTCCTTGGCGACCTTCACATGCAGGTCCAGGAAGACCGGCGTACCGAGCAGCGCCTCGATCTGCTTGCGGGACTTGATACCGACCTCCTTCAGGCGCTTGCCCTTGGGGCCGATGATGATGCCCTTCTGGCTGGGGCGCTCGATGTAGACGAAGGCGTGGATGTCGAGGAGGGGCCGGTCGGCGGGGCGGTCCTCGCGGGGGAGCATCTCCTCGACGACGACGGCGATGGAGTGCGGTAGTTCGTCGCGGACGCCCTCCAGGGCCGCCTCGCGGATCAGCTCGGCGATCATGACCTGCTCGGGCTCGTCCGTGAGGTCGCCCTCCGGATAGAGGGCGGGGCCCTCCGGGAGCAGGGGCACGAGCAGATCGGCCAGCAGGTCCACCTGCTTGTCGGCGACCGCCGAGACGGGCACGATCTCCGCCCACTCGAAGCCCAGCTCCTTGCCGAGCTGGTCGATGGCGATCAGCTGTTCGGCGAGCTGCTTGCTCTCGACGAGGTCGGTCTTGGTGACGATCGCGATCTTCGGCGTCTTCTTGATGGACGCCAGCTCCTTCGCGATGAAGCGGTCACCGGGGCCGAGCTTCTCGTTCGCGGGAAGGCAGAAGCCGATCACGTCGACCTCGGCCCAGGTCGTGCGGACGACGTCGTTGAGCCGCTGGCCCAGCAGGGTGCGCGGCTTGTGCAGGCCCGGGGTGTCGACCAGGATCAGCTGGGCGTCCGGCCGGTGCACGATGCCCCGCACCGTGTGCCGCGTCGTCTGCGGCTGGTCCGCCGTGATCGCCACCTTCTGGCCGACCAGAGCGTTCGTGAGGGTGGACTTGCCCGCGTTGGGGCGGCCCACGAAGCAGGCGAAGCCGGCACGGTGGGAGGCCTCGGCCGGCTGCTCGGATGACTGGGTACGCACGCTCATGGCGCCCATTCTCCCTGATCGCCGGAGCCCGGCCGCACTCAGCACCGAGCGTGAGCTTTCCGAAACCCTCACGCAACGAAACGTCACGGAAACACACCTGTACACGTCCGGAAACGCACGCCGATCACCCTCTGACGAGCCCCCGCACCGTTGGAGACCATCGTGACCCTTGCCGCACAGGGCATCGACACCGGCGACACCGCCTGGCTGCTCGCCGCCACCGCCCTCGTCCTGCTGATGACCCCGGGCCTGGCCCTCTTCTACGGCGGCATGGTCCGCACGAAGAGCGTCCTCAACATGCTGATGATGAGCTTCGTGTCGATCGCCCTGGTCACGATCGTGTGGCTGGCCGCCGGCTACTCGCTGGCCTTCGGCGACGACGCCTTCGGCGGACTCATCGGCGGCCTCGACCACCTCGGCATGAACGACC of Streptomyces phaeolivaceus contains these proteins:
- a CDS encoding IS4 family transposase yields the protein MFAPGHLGELTRIIPFEMVDAVLAETGAVQQRLRKIPARVVVYLLLAAALFEDCGYLAVWRRLTAALETIPVVKITGAGLWDARRRLGVRPMRALFDLLRGPATVIRTRGARFKGLLAVAIDGTYLDVPDSPPHRARLGKGSNRFGTAGYPQICLTALVACGTRAILDAAFGPRSQGETGHGRRLMRSLHAGMIVLLDRGFSGNAFLTAVAATEASFLARITATRKPPVLARFGDGSHLSRFGALEVRIIECEITVTTSQGRRTGLYRLATNLLDHHRYPASDLVSLYHERWEVESAYFAIKKTMLGRRVLRSTTPPGIAQEVYALLSAYQALRIAIADATGATPGTDPDRASFSVALRCARDQIVQAAGIIAGTTIDLVGTIGRTVLEHLMPARRLRISPRAVKRPLSRYAYKSLNIDRRTYTATLSINILTPTISP
- the era gene encoding GTPase Era, yielding MGAMSVRTQSSEQPAEASHRAGFACFVGRPNAGKSTLTNALVGQKVAITADQPQTTRHTVRGIVHRPDAQLILVDTPGLHKPRTLLGQRLNDVVRTTWAEVDVIGFCLPANEKLGPGDRFIAKELASIKKTPKIAIVTKTDLVESKQLAEQLIAIDQLGKELGFEWAEIVPVSAVADKQVDLLADLLVPLLPEGPALYPEGDLTDEPEQVMIAELIREAALEGVRDELPHSIAVVVEEMLPREDRPADRPLLDIHAFVYIERPSQKGIIIGPKGKRLKEVGIKSRKQIEALLGTPVFLDLHVKVAKDWQRDPRQLRKLGF
- a CDS encoding bleomycin resistance protein — protein: MGEKTIPILPCQHLQPLLDFYEALGFEVTFRQRSPNPYAVVERGGIELRFFGLRAYDPAASVSTCYVITDDVDALYAAFRAGLRETYGRIPTRGLPRLGPLKDMSYGVRQFLMTDPGGNCVRVGQPTSEDQSHRPAPEETFARALHHASLLTDSKEDPVAAARVIDRVLGSAAEPTPTLLVRLLVLRADVAVRLGDEETATATLARAAAVPLTAEQRDTAQDALVRLEDPRGRGPA
- a CDS encoding protein-arginine deiminase domain-containing protein translates to MPPRPARPTRRAIAVLAVSGTLLATPTLTTSTAFAAGPPPTDLRADTNRDGRVDVTGTTDTAGENGWTLSRGAVMLPNIDDDTRRCPATGPKGKPLTNTQLAACNDASDTKVNGTADAADLARVRSVPRNVPAGAQGTVKVTAGDRQTRVFVKRGKKWEPVTAKTRLSRAELKAGVEFGVEAKDVIRDTAKWDGTARVRLTVKSSKGTTADSVTLRVAPLLTHHHLQNAQQLLVTKVSGGNYGKLNKAFREGLDKAAENAGITQPTVNFTKYGDIWAQDFVEPAYVSMTGTNGKRQAMRVMLRSAQLDREAGRELFEKMRGPNIGAVQVTGAKDSEEWTLNSMGNLETIPPYAQGDRSFPAGRIIMGQRPDTGSKPAKVMRTFLKSQGPQDPLFLDTSWLHVGHVDEFVQFLPADTPRGWKIAIADPEAGLNLLRDAKAAGHGAKPMFSIPNVPWESISEALGSKNLVSDNNLATRRIEANLAVLKRETGVTDAEIVRVPALYTQGREMVGETQSGEDAKTRLPRLTRLGAGEELPEVAREYGQQRRLDEGPASREGMTAASPAAPAPSVMTSAYVPGAVNGVVLSRTHYLAPRQWGPVIGGKDIFTEAVTAAYSGAGMKVSYLDDWETYHLGMGEIHCGTNTLRNTSAAWWTR